The following proteins are encoded in a genomic region of Arachis stenosperma cultivar V10309 chromosome 4, arast.V10309.gnm1.PFL2, whole genome shotgun sequence:
- the LOC130977003 gene encoding probable LRR receptor-like serine/threonine-protein kinase IRK encodes MKMKMQSYCIFLLLFLILFTSPKPVLSDDTSFNDDVLGLIVFKAGLDDPKGKLSSWNEDDLTPCNWDGVDCDLSTKRVNSLVLDGFSLSGHVDRGLLRLQNLKILSLARNNFTGTINPDLPSSLGGLQVVDFSDNNLSGSIPEGFFNQCGSLRTVSFAKNNLTGKVPDSLSSCSTLVNVNFSYNQISGILPSGVWFLRAIQSFDLSNNLLEGEIPEGIKNLYDLRELNLQNNHFSGKIPEEIGGCLVLKSVDLSGNFLSGELPESMQRLTSCTSLSLQRNSLTGTIPDWIGGLKSLENLDLSANELSGWIPKSLGNLDSLLRLNLSRNQFTRNLPFSMTNCSKLSTFDISQNEFSGHIPWWIFIMGLQGSPFHDLEVLDLSSNAFSGELPYGIGNLSSLQVLNVSGNNISGSIPVTIGELKSLYILDLSDNKINGSIPSEIQGASLLSELRLQRNFLSGRIPSEIDKCSSLTSLILSHNKLTGSIPASIANLTNLQYVDLSWNEVSGGLPKELTNLSHLLGFNVSYNQLQGELPVGGFFNTISPSSVSGNSLLCGSVVNQSCPSDHPKPIVLNPNSSSSNSSISAQNRHHKIILSISALIAIGAAAFIAVGVVAITVLNIHVRNSMARSAAQFAFSGGEDYSGSPENDPNYGKLVMFSGDADFADGAHNLLNKDSEIGRGGFGVVYRTVLRDGHSVAIKKLTVSSLIKSQDDFEREVKNLGKVRHQNLVTLEGYYWTSSLQLLIYEYLSKGSLHKLLHDDNNSKDVFSWRQRFRIILGMAKGLAHLHQMDIIHYNLKSTNVLIDCSSEAKIGDYGLVKLLPMLDHCVLSSKIQSALGYMAPEFACRTVKITEKCDVYGFGILVLEVVTGRRPVEYMEDDVVVLCDMVRGALEEGKVEQCVDGRLLGNFAAEEAIPVIKLGLICASQVPSNRPDMAEVINILELIQCPSEGQEELE; translated from the exons ATGAAAATGAAGATGCAATCGTATTGCATATTCCTACTACTGTTTCTGATTCTTTTTACTTCACCAAAACCAGTGCTATCTGATGACACTTCATTCAATGATGATGTTTTGGGTTTGATTGTGTTCAAAGCCGGTTTGGATGATCCAAAGGGTAAACTTTCTTCATGGAATGAAGATGATTTAACCCCTTGCAATTGGGATGGTGTGGATTGTGACCTCTCAACAAAAAGGGTCAATTCCCTTGTTCTTGATGGTTTCTCTCTTTCTGGCCATGTTGATAGAGGACTCTTGAGGCTTCAAAATCTAAAGATTCTCTCACTTGCAAGGAACAACTTCACTGGCACCATAAACCCTGATCTTCCTTCATCACTTGGTGGATTGCAAGTTGTTGACTTTAGTGACAACAATCTCTCTGGTTCAATCCCTGAAGGGTTCTTCAACCAATGTGGCTCTCTTAGAACAGTTTCCTTTGCCAAGAACAATCTCACAG GTAAGGTTCCTGATTCCTTGAGCTCATGCTCCACATTGGTGAATGTTAACTTTTCATACAATCAAATTTCTGGTATATTGCCATCTGGGGTGTGGTTCTTGAGGGCAATACAGTCATTTGATCTGTCAAATAACTTGCTTGAAGGAGAGATTCCTGAGGGAATTAAGAATCTGTATGATTTGAGGGAGTTAAATTTGCAGAATAATCACTTTAGTGGAAAGATTCCTGAAGAAATTGGAGGGTGCTTGGTTTTGAAATCAGTGGATTTGAGTGGTAATTTTCTCTCTGGGGAACTTCCTGAGTCAATGCAAAGACTCACTTCATGCACATCACTCAGTTTGCAGAGAAATTCCCTCACTGGAACCATTCCTGATTGGATTGGAGGGTTGAAAAGTCTAGAGAATTTGGATCTTTCAGCTAATGAACTTTCCGGTTGGATTCCGAAATCATTAGGGAATTTAGACTCGCTGCTTAGGTTGAATCTGTCCAGGAATCAGTTCACAAGAAACTTGCCGTTTTCGATGACGAATTGTTCTAAGCTTTCGACATTCGACATAAGCCAGAATGAATTTTCAGGCCATATTCCTTGGTGGATATTCATAATGGGTTTGCAAGGTTCACCTTTCCATGATCTTGAAGTGTTGGATTTGTCATCCAATGCATTTTCTGGTGAGCTTCCATATGGCATTGGGAACCTTAGCAGTTTGCAAGTATTGAATGTTTCCGGCAACAATATCTCTGGCTCGATTCCTGTGACTATAGGAGAACTCAAATCTTTGTACATTCTTGATTTGAGTGACAACAAGATTAATGGAAGCATTCCTTCTGAAATTCAAGGTGCAAGTTTACTCAGTGAATTGAGGCTACAAAGGAACTTCTTAAGTGGGAGAATTCCATCCGAAATAGACAAGTGTTCATCTTTAACATCTTT GATACTTTCTCACAACAAGCTTACTGGTTCAATCCCAGCATCAATTGCAAATCTCACCAATCTTCAATATGTTGATTTGTCATGGAATGAAGTCTCTGGAGGTTTACCGAAGGAGCTTACAAATCTTTCGCACCTTCTTGGTTTTAATGTATCCTACAACCAGCTTCAAGGTGAGCTACCAGTGGGTGGATTCTTCAACACCATCTCACCCTCATCTGTCTCCGGCAACTCATTGTTATGTGGTTCTGTTGTTAATCAATCCTGTCCATCCGACCACCCGAAACCTATTGTCTTAAACCCGAATTCTTCAAGTTCCAACTCCAGCATTTCGGCCCAGAATCGCCATCATAAGATCATACTCAGTATCTCAGCTCTTATTGCTATAGGAGCAGCTGCTTTTATAGCCGTTGGTGTGGTGGCTATTACAGTCTTAAACATTCATGTGCGCAATTCAATGGCTCGTTCGGCTGCTCAGTTTGCATTCTCTGGTGGTGAGGACTATAGTGGTTCGCCCGAAAATGATCCAAACTATGGCAAGCTTGTCATGTTTTCTGGTGATGCAGACTTTGCAGATGGAGCTCATAATCTTCTTAATAAAGACAGTGAAATAGGCCGTGGAGGATTCGGAGTTGTTTATCGCACTGTCCTTCGAGACGGCCACTCTGTTGCAATCAAGAAGCTTACAGTGTCCAGTTTGATCAAGTCCCAAGATGACTTTGAAAGGGAAGTGAAAAATCTCGGCAAGGTTAGACACCAAAACCTGGTGACACTCGAAGGCTATTACTGGACTTCATCTTTGCAGCTTCTCATTTATGAGTACTTATCCAAAGGGAGTTTGCATAAACTCCTCCATGATGATAATAACAGCAAAGATGTCTTTTCTTGGAGACAAAGGTTCCGGATTATTCTCGGCATGGCGAAAGGATTAGCTCATTTGCACCAGATGGACATAATACATTACAATCTTAAGTCAACCAATGTACTGATTGATTGTTCCAGCGAGGCGAAAATAGGAGATTATGGCCTAGTAAAGCTATTGCCAATGCTAGACCATTGTGTTTTGAGCAGCAAAATTCAAAGCGCGCTCGGCTACATGGCTCCGGAGTTTGCTTGCCGAACAGTTAAGATAACCGAGAAATGTGATGTGTATGGCTTTGGAATCCTTGTTCTTGAGGTGGTGACCGGAAGAAGGCCTGTGGAATACATGGAGGATGATGTGGTTGTTCTTTGTGACATGGTGAGAGGTGCATTGGAGGAAGGCAAGGTTGAGCAATGTGTTGATGGGAGGCTACTTGGTAATTTCGCAGCCGAAGAAGCGATTCCTGTGATCAAATTGGGGTTGATTTGTGCCTCACAAGTGCCGTCGAACCGGCCGGATATGGCCGAGGTAATCAACATACTAGAGTTAATCCAATGCCCTTCAGAAGGACAAGAGGAGTTAGAATGA
- the LOC130975496 gene encoding protein FAR1-RELATED SEQUENCE 5-like has translation MSINEDDVKNDSDNDLGVDFDYQPNAEDNAEDDDVDSLDSTSKSEEVCGVKRIADLMVEDIWNLEFRTEDEACQFYNAYSCWHGFVMRKDDVVRDNQGRIISRQLVCNKEGWRNMRWKVSCFVESHNHDLTPPQFAHLVPANRRLTVSDRVQVENLHNFGVKSCHIMGYIAFQKGGYRHAGFTRKDLYNHIDRYRRAKVKNGDANAAINYLIGKSNNDPLFFGKYTFTSDERLEHIFWADGQSIIDYHCFGDIVAFDSTYKKNKYNKPLVIFSGCNHHGQTVIFGSGLLSDETTETYKWLLETFVEAMGGKSPKAVITDGDLAMRDAIKNVLPDATHRLCGWHLQRNACENIKNPNFLRDFKGLIYDNNDQRDFDRRWTAILDKHNLVGSTWMEKTYETREMWSHCFLRDKFFGYIRTTSQCEGINSLIRFYVNRKNTLIDFMHNLDRALKEYRNNELIADFKSQCSEPVMITSLEVYERSASCYFTRNIFKEICNEIQRAGALNITVLSTTLDKVEFSVTALGDPAKDRRVEVDRDSLIYKRWTKNAKNEFISTDMPVNDDIERVLKFRVGALASNCNKLCDIACKDLADFDEVQSELVNLVIRLQSRKQGKSTPNVNVEGINDPFVVRSKGAPSKRSSWRKRACSNCHKYGHYYKRCPDLMQHSVEGNPRDGSYGNASAKDSGFSPQRFANSSRSFSIKSEHHSGPNTKPFKKGGTRKFTATGMRNRKGKDNTFVEVKESQQDKRHSFKNYDCLIAVDFWVTICNHCDYAIQLIN, from the exons ATGTCCATTAACGAGGATGATGTGAAGAATGATTCTGATAATGATTTGGGTGTTGATTTCGATTATCAACCGAATGCAGAAGACAATGCTGAAGACGACGATGTGGATTCGCTGGATTCTACTAGCAAGAGTGAAGAAGTTTGTGGGGTAAAAAGAATAGCAGATCTAATGGTGGAGGATATTTGGAACCTGGAGTTTAGGACAGAGGATGAGGCCTGCCAGTTTTATAACGCTTATTCTTGTTGGCATGGATTTGTAATGAGGAAGGACGACGTGGTTAGGGATAATCAAGGTCGAATTATTAGCAGGCAACTTGTTTGCAACAAAGAGGGCTGGAGAAATATGAG ATGGAAGGTatcatgttttgttgaatctcaCAACCACGATCTGACGCCACCCCAATTTGCGCATCTGGTACCGGCCAATCGTCGTCTCACTGTGAGTGATAGAGTCCAAGTGGAAAATCTTCATAATTTTGGTGTCAAGAGCTGCCATATTATGGGGTATATTGCATTCCAGAAGGGTGGATATCGTCATGCTGGCTTCACACGGAAAGATTTGTACAACCACATCGATCGCTATCGTCGGGCAAAAGTTAAAAACGGGGATGCCAATGCGGCAATAAACTATTTGATTGGCAAGTCAAACAACGATCCGCTGTTCTTTGGAAAGTATACGTTCACTAGTGACGAAAGGCTGGAGCATATTTTTTGGGCAGATGGGCAGTCGATTATCGACTATCACTGCTTTGGAGATATTGTTGCCTTTGATTCAACCTACAAGAAGAATAAATACAACAAGCCTTTGGTCATTTTCTCTGGATGCAATCATCACGGGCAGACTGTTATCTTCGGCTCCGGCCTACTATCCGACGAAACCACAGAGACGTATAAGTGGTTGTTGGAAACCTTTGTTGAAGCGATGGGTGGAAAAAGTCCAAAAGCAGTAATAACTGACGGAGACCTTGCCATGCGAGATGCAATCAAGAATGTTCTGCCTGATGCGACCCATCGGTTATGCGGCTGGCATCTGCAGAGAAATGCATGTGAAAATATAAAGAATCCTAATTTCCTACGCGATTTCAAGGGTCTTATATACGACAACAACGACCAGAGAGACTTTGATCGGAGATGGACAGCCATTTTGGATAAGCACAACCTTGTTGGTAGTACCTGGATGGAGAAGACGTACGAAACCCGTGAGATGTGGTCCCATTGTTTCCTCCGGGATAAGTTTTTCGGTTACATAAGGACGACATCACAGTGTGAAGGTATAAATTCTCTCATCAGATTTTATGTTAATCGCAAGAACACCCTCATTGACTTCATGCATAACCTGGATAGGGCCTTAAAGGAGTATAGAAACAATGAATTAATAGCTGACTTTAAGTCTCAGTGCTCAGAGCCTGTGATGATTACCTCATTGGAGGTATATGAAAGATCTGCATCCTGTTATTTCACGCGAAACATTTTCAAGGAAATTTGTAATGAGATTCAGAGGGCAGGGGCTTTGAATATAACGGTACTAAGCACAACCTTGGACAAGGTAGAGTTTAGTGTGACTGCTCTGGGAGACCCGGCCAAAGATCGCCGGGTGGAAGTCGATAGAG ATTCGTTGATATACAAAAGGTGGACAAAGAATGCAAAGAACGAATTTATTAGCACAGATATGCCTGTGAATGATGACATCGAAAGGGTCTTAAAGTTTCGAGTTGGAGCGTTGGCATCGAACTGCAACAAGCTGTGTGATATTGCTTGCAAGGATCTTGCAGACTTTGATGAAGTCCAGTCTGAACTTGTCAATTTAGTTATCCGCCTGCAGTCACGCAAACAAGGCAAGTCAACTCCTAATGTTAACGTGGAAGGCATTAACGATCCATTCGTTGTCAGAAGCAAAGGAGCCCCTTCGAAGAGGTCTTCTTGGAGGAAGAGAGCATGCTCTAATTGCCACAAGTACGGTCATTACTACAAGCGCTGTCCAGATCTGATGCAGCATAGTGTGGAAGGCAACCCTCGCGATGGATCATACGGCAATGCATCAGCCAAGGACTCAGGTTTTAGTCCACAAAGGTTTGCTAATTCTTCAAGGTCGTTCTCAATTAAGTCCGAACACCACTCAGGACCTAATACCAAG CCTTTTAAAAAGGGTGGAACAAGGAAGTTTACGGCGACGGGTATGAGGAACCGGAAGGGTAAAGACAACACTTTTGTTGAg GTGAAGGAGTCACAGCAGGacaagagacattcattcaagAACTATGATTGC TTAATTGCGGTTGACTTTTGGGTGACGATTTGCAACCATTGTGATTATGCAATTCAGTTGATCAATTAG
- the LOC130976091 gene encoding uncharacterized protein LOC130976091, translated as MGRHVLLSLLLLLFLVFYPSDASFAGEHRNLANSDAEDGNKTAKPDPPLPNKENSDPNPVGGGTKKNGKESPSTNANKAPETGAKGSNGSDNSSKTISSAPAPLAKVKGSNDPQKENNNTASLADNNDVKGNEEGGAKGNEKGDGNGNVKEGGKDNGNEGGNGKGEEGSKGNGEQSDKGNVGQGDKGNGKDGGKSNEEQGHAGDGGKSNVEQGDGGKGKDVGKDNGEKSDKGNGKDGDKVKENDGGDKGNQEENKGNESKTYSQSTTTESCRDLGKCTDKGGMVGCISKLDPTYVVVLLHNGGSDTIKVKLNEGNVEGIEVGIQKTEGTNRLVNFYLEPAYLFLHIDVFIYFSRCVFHLYTPSHSNMNHSWNSL; from the exons ATGGGAAGACACGTGTTACTTTCACTtctgttgttgttgttccttGTTTTTTATCCCTCTGATGCTTCCTTCGCTGGGGAACACAGAAATTTGGCGAATTCGGATGCAGAAGATGGTAATAAAACTGCGAAACCG GACCCTCCGTTGCCAAATAAGGAGAATTCAGATCCAAACCCTGTTGGTGGTGGAACAAAGAAGAACGGAAAGGAATCACCTTCCACCAATGCTAATAAAGCACCCGAAACGGGTGCAAAGGGTTCCAATGGTAGTGATAACAGTAGTAAAACTATTTCCTCAGCTCCGGCGCCTTTGGCCAAAGTGAAGGGTTCAAATGATCCTCAAAAGGAGAACAATAATACAGCTTCTCTAGCTGATAATAATGATGTTAAGGGCAATGAAGAAGGTGGTGCCAAGGGAAATGAAAAAGGCGATGGCAATGGAAACGTAAAAGAGGGTGGTAAGGATAATGGAAATGAGGGTGGCAATGGCAAGGGAGAAGAGGGTAGCAAGGGTAATGGAGAACAAAGTGACAAGGGTAATGTTGGGCAAGGTGACAAGGGTAATGGAAAAGATGGTGGCAAGAGTAATGAAGAACAGGGTCACGCTGGTGATGGAGGCAAGAGTAACGTAGAACAAGGTGACGGGGGTAAGGGAAAAGATGTTGGCAAGGATAATGGAGAAAAAAGTGACAAGGGCAATGGAAAAGATGGTGACAAAGTTAAGGAAAATGATGGGGGTGACAAGGGTAATCAAGAAGAGAATAAGGGAAATGAGAGCAAAACTTATTCACAATCTACCACCACTGAGTCTTGTCGTGATCTGGGGAAGTGCACGGACAAAGGAGGCATGGTTGGTTGCATTTCCAAATTAG ATCCAACATATGTGGTTGTTCTCCTTCATAATGGAGGATCTGACACCATCAAAGTGAAGCTTAATGAAGGTAATGTTGAAGGCATTGAAGTCGGCATACAAAAAACAGAAGGTACTAATCGTCTAGTCAATTTTTATCTTGAGCCGGCTTATCTTTTCCTTCATATTgatgtttttatttatttttcaaggTGCGTTTTTCATCTTTATACTCCTTCCCACTCCAATATGAATCATAGCTGGAACTCATTGTAA
- the LOC130976092 gene encoding uncharacterized protein LOC130976092, producing the protein MGIPKPKGDFPIHFPSRDKILTPVNGAYFLIVAVVVLGGTWGCCKFGKKRRGEVPYQELEMAMPETVAAAANDIESAEGWDQVWDDDWDDDVAVKSPGTRHVGSISANGLTARSSNKDGWEDNWDD; encoded by the coding sequence ATGGGTATTCCTAAACCCAAAGGGGATTTTCCTATTCACTTTCCTTCTCGTGATAAAATTTTAACACCAGTCAACGGCGCTTATTTTCTCATAGTGGCAGTAGTAGTTCTTGGAGGGACATGGGGTTGCTGCAAATTCGGGAAGAAGCGACGCGGCGAGGTCCCATACCAAGAGCTTGAAATGGCAATGCCTGAGACTGTTGCGGCCGCAGCCAATGACATTGAATCTGCTGAAGGTTGGGATCAGGTCTGGGATGATGATTGGGATGACGACGTGGCAGTGAAGTCGCCGGGCACGCGTCATGTGGGCAGCATCTCGGCGAATGGCCTTACTGCTAGATCATCAAACAAAGATGGATGGGAAGATAATTGGGAtgattaa